The Mixta hanseatica genome includes a region encoding these proteins:
- a CDS encoding nitrate reductase subunit alpha, translating to MSKFLDRFRYFKQLAEPFAGQHGQTLNTNRDWEDGYRSRWQHDKIVRSTHGVNCTGSCSWKIYVKNGLVTWETQQTDYPRTRPDLPNHEPRGCPRGASYSWYLYSANRLKYPLMRKRLVKLWREAKAQHSDPVEAWGAIINDPEKAKSYKVARGRGGFVRSSWQEVNELIAAANVYTAKTFGPDRIIGFSPIPAMSMVSYAAGARYLSLIGGTCLSFYDWYCDLPPASPMTWGEQTDVPESADWYNSSYIIAWGSNVPQTRTPDAHFFTEVRYKGTKTVAVTPDYAEVAKLCDLWLNPKQGTDSAMAMAMGHVMLKEFHLDREVPYFRDYVRRYTDMPMLVMLEPREGGYYAAGRMLRASDLVNNLGQENNPEWKTIALDSLSGELVAPLGSIGYRWGEEGKWNLEAREGGSDREVELQLSLQGSHDDVAEVGFPYFGGIESEHFNSVALDEILLHKLPVKRLTLADGSEALVTSVYDLTLANYGLDRGLGDANCAASYDEIKAYTPAWAEKITGVSRDHIIRIAREFAQNAEKTHGRSMIIVGAGMNHWFHMDMNYRGLINMLVFCGCVGQSGGGWAHYVGQEKLRPQTGWTPLAFGLDWQRPPRHMNGTSFFYNHSSQWRHETVETSTLLSPLADKARFQGSLIDFNVRAERMGWLPSAPQLSANPLHIAAKAQAAGQTPVDYTVESLKQGSLRFAAEQPDNPQNFPRNLFVWRSNLLGSSGKGHEYMLKYLLGTENGIQGKDLGEQGSVKPQEVEWQDRGGEGKLDLVVTLDFRMSSTCLYSDIVLPTATWYEKDDMNTSDMHPFIHPLSAAVDPAWEAKSDWEIYKGIAKRFSEVCQGHLGKETDVVTLPMQHDSAAELAQPFGVKEWKKGECDLIPGKTAPHIITVERDYPATWERFTSVGPLLDKLGNGGKGISWNTDTEIELLKKLNYVKPEGPAAGRPMIDSAIDAAEVILTLAPETNGQVAVKAWGALSKITGRDHTHLALNKEDEKIRFRDIQAQPRKIISSPTWSGLEDEHVSYNACYTNIHELIPFRTLSGRQQLYQDHEWMRAFGESLLVYRPPVDTRAVQPLLNKKPNGNPEKALNFITPHQKWGIHSTYSDNLLMLTLSRGGPIVWMSEEDAKELGIADNDWIEAFNANGSLTARAVVSQRVPAGMTMMYHAQERIVNIPGAEITGQRGGIHNSVTRVYPKPTHMIGGYAQLAYGFNYYGTVGSNRDEFVVVRKMNNVNWLDGEGNDECQGSRQEAQQ from the coding sequence ATGAGCAAATTTCTGGATCGGTTTCGCTATTTCAAACAATTAGCCGAACCATTTGCTGGCCAGCACGGCCAGACACTTAACACTAACCGGGACTGGGAAGATGGTTACCGTAGCCGCTGGCAGCATGACAAAATCGTGCGCTCCACGCACGGCGTCAACTGCACCGGTTCATGTAGCTGGAAGATCTACGTCAAAAATGGTCTGGTCACCTGGGAAACGCAGCAAACCGATTATCCACGCACCCGTCCGGACCTGCCTAACCATGAACCACGCGGCTGTCCACGCGGCGCCAGCTACTCATGGTATTTATATAGTGCCAATCGCCTGAAATATCCACTTATGCGCAAGCGTTTGGTGAAATTATGGCGCGAAGCGAAGGCGCAGCACAGCGATCCGGTTGAAGCCTGGGGCGCTATCATCAACGATCCCGAGAAAGCCAAAAGCTATAAAGTGGCGCGTGGACGCGGCGGATTTGTCCGTTCCAGCTGGCAGGAAGTGAATGAGCTTATCGCTGCCGCGAACGTGTATACCGCCAAAACTTTTGGGCCGGACCGTATCATCGGCTTTTCACCGATTCCGGCAATGTCGATGGTCTCTTATGCAGCCGGCGCGCGTTATCTGTCGCTGATTGGCGGTACCTGCCTGAGCTTCTACGACTGGTACTGCGATTTGCCGCCTGCCTCGCCGATGACCTGGGGCGAGCAGACCGACGTACCGGAATCGGCCGACTGGTATAACTCTTCTTATATTATCGCCTGGGGTTCTAACGTACCGCAGACGCGTACGCCGGACGCGCACTTCTTTACCGAAGTACGCTACAAAGGCACAAAAACCGTGGCGGTGACGCCAGACTATGCGGAAGTCGCCAAGCTGTGCGACCTGTGGCTCAATCCGAAACAGGGTACCGACAGCGCGATGGCGATGGCGATGGGCCATGTGATGCTGAAAGAGTTCCATCTCGATCGTGAGGTGCCTTATTTCCGTGATTACGTGCGCCGCTACACTGATATGCCGATGCTGGTCATGCTGGAACCGCGCGAAGGCGGCTATTACGCCGCCGGCCGTATGCTGCGCGCCAGCGATCTGGTGAATAACCTTGGCCAGGAAAATAACCCGGAATGGAAAACCATCGCGCTGGATAGTCTGAGCGGTGAACTGGTGGCGCCGCTTGGCTCTATCGGTTATCGCTGGGGCGAAGAGGGCAAATGGAACCTGGAAGCGCGCGAAGGCGGTTCAGATCGTGAAGTTGAGCTGCAATTGAGCCTGCAGGGCAGCCATGATGACGTAGCGGAAGTAGGCTTCCCTTACTTCGGCGGCATCGAGAGTGAGCATTTCAACAGCGTAGCGCTGGATGAAATTCTGCTGCATAAGCTGCCGGTTAAGCGTCTTACCCTGGCGGACGGCAGCGAAGCGCTGGTGACCAGCGTGTACGATCTGACCCTGGCTAACTATGGTCTCGATCGCGGTCTGGGTGATGCCAACTGCGCGGCCAGCTACGATGAGATCAAAGCTTATACTCCAGCCTGGGCAGAGAAAATCACCGGCGTATCGCGCGATCATATCATCCGCATCGCCCGCGAGTTTGCGCAAAACGCAGAGAAAACCCACGGTCGCTCTATGATCATCGTGGGGGCCGGTATGAACCACTGGTTCCACATGGATATGAACTACCGCGGCCTGATCAATATGCTGGTGTTCTGCGGCTGCGTCGGCCAGAGCGGCGGCGGCTGGGCGCACTATGTGGGGCAGGAAAAACTGCGTCCGCAAACCGGCTGGACGCCGCTGGCATTCGGTCTGGACTGGCAACGTCCGCCGCGCCATATGAACGGCACCTCTTTCTTCTATAACCACTCCAGCCAGTGGCGCCATGAAACGGTAGAAACCTCAACCCTGCTGTCACCGCTGGCGGATAAAGCACGTTTTCAGGGCAGCCTGATCGATTTTAACGTGCGCGCTGAACGTATGGGCTGGCTGCCGTCTGCGCCGCAGCTTTCTGCTAACCCGCTGCATATCGCCGCTAAAGCGCAGGCTGCCGGCCAGACGCCGGTTGACTATACCGTTGAAAGCCTGAAACAGGGATCGCTGCGCTTTGCCGCCGAACAGCCGGATAACCCGCAGAACTTCCCGCGCAACCTGTTTGTCTGGCGCTCGAACCTGCTGGGCTCCTCCGGTAAAGGCCACGAATACATGCTGAAGTATCTGCTGGGTACGGAAAACGGCATTCAGGGCAAAGACCTGGGCGAGCAGGGCAGCGTTAAGCCGCAGGAAGTGGAATGGCAGGATCGGGGCGGCGAAGGCAAGCTGGATCTGGTGGTCACGCTTGATTTCCGTATGTCCAGCACCTGTCTCTATTCCGATATCGTGCTGCCGACCGCGACCTGGTACGAAAAAGACGACATGAATACCTCGGATATGCATCCGTTTATTCACCCGCTGTCTGCTGCGGTCGATCCTGCCTGGGAAGCGAAAAGCGACTGGGAAATTTATAAAGGCATCGCCAAACGTTTCTCTGAAGTCTGTCAGGGCCACCTGGGCAAAGAGACCGATGTGGTGACCTTGCCGATGCAGCATGACTCCGCCGCCGAATTGGCGCAGCCGTTCGGCGTAAAAGAATGGAAAAAAGGCGAGTGCGATCTGATTCCGGGCAAAACGGCGCCGCATATCATCACCGTGGAACGTGACTACCCGGCTACCTGGGAGCGCTTCACCTCGGTTGGTCCGCTGCTGGATAAGCTGGGCAACGGCGGTAAAGGCATCAGCTGGAACACCGATACGGAAATCGAACTGCTGAAAAAACTCAATTACGTCAAACCTGAAGGGCCGGCAGCGGGCCGTCCGATGATTGACAGCGCCATCGACGCGGCGGAGGTAATCCTGACGCTGGCGCCGGAAACCAACGGACAGGTGGCGGTAAAAGCCTGGGGCGCACTGAGCAAAATCACCGGCCGGGACCATACGCATCTGGCACTAAATAAGGAAGATGAAAAAATCCGCTTCCGCGATATTCAGGCGCAGCCGCGTAAAATTATCTCCAGCCCGACCTGGTCTGGTCTGGAAGATGAACATGTCTCATATAACGCTTGCTACACCAACATCCATGAGCTGATTCCGTTCCGTACGCTCAGCGGTCGTCAGCAGCTTTATCAGGATCATGAATGGATGCGCGCCTTTGGCGAAAGCCTGTTGGTTTATCGTCCGCCGGTCGATACGCGCGCCGTGCAGCCGTTGCTGAATAAAAAGCCGAACGGCAATCCGGAAAAAGCGCTGAACTTTATTACTCCGCACCAGAAATGGGGCATCCACTCTACCTACAGCGACAACCTGTTGATGCTGACGCTGTCGCGTGGCGGGCCGATCGTCTGGATGAGCGAGGAAGATGCGAAAGAGCTGGGTATTGCAGATAACGACTGGATCGAAGCCTTTAATGCCAACGGTTCTCTGACGGCGCGTGCCGTGGTCAGTCAGCGCGTACCTGCCGGTATGACCATGATGTACCACGCGCAGGAACGCATTGTGAATATTCCAGGGGCGGAAATCACTGGCCAACGTGGCGGTATTCATAACTCAGTAACGCGCGTTTATCCGAAGCCGACCCATATGATTGGCGGTTACGCGCAGCTGGCCTACGGCTTCAACTATTACGGCACCGTAGGTTCGAATCGTGATGAGTTTGTGGTGGTAAGAAAAATGAACAATGTCAATTGGTTAGATGGCGAAGGCAACGACGAGTGCCAGGGTTCCCGCCAGGAGGCTCAGCAATGA
- a CDS encoding NarK family nitrate/nitrite MFS transporter codes for MSNLATPSEKKASGAVIQNWQPENAEFWQQSGKRIASRNLWISVFCLLLAFCVWMLFSTVAVNLNKVGFNFTTDQLFLLTALPSVSGALLRVPYSFVIPMFGGRRWTAFSTGFLLIPCLWLGFAVQDPQTPFAVFVFISLLCGFAGANFASSMGNISFFYPKAQQGGALGINGGLGNLGVSVMQLLAPLAISMAIFSFFGGQGQVTNDGSQMWLENAAWIWVPLLFIATLAAWFGMNDLAASKASLRQQLPVLKRAHLWGLSLLYLATFGSFIGFSAGFAMLSKTQFPDIVIMKYAFFGPLLGALARSAGGVISDRFGGVRVTLINFIVMALFTALVFMALPTNGQGGSFPLFFGIFMVLFLTAGLGSGSTYQMIAVIFRKITWDSVKARGGSDEQAQQEAVTDTAAALGFISAIGAAGGFFIPQTFGISLAMTGSPAGAMKIFLVFYVICILITWLVYGRKAAR; via the coding sequence ATGTCAAATTTAGCCACGCCGTCAGAGAAAAAAGCATCAGGTGCAGTTATTCAAAACTGGCAGCCGGAAAATGCGGAATTCTGGCAGCAGAGCGGTAAACGCATCGCAAGTCGTAATTTATGGATTTCTGTTTTTTGTTTGCTGCTGGCCTTCTGCGTCTGGATGCTGTTTAGCACCGTCGCCGTTAACTTAAATAAGGTCGGCTTTAACTTTACTACCGATCAGCTTTTTCTGCTGACTGCGTTGCCTTCCGTGTCTGGCGCGCTGCTGCGTGTGCCGTATTCTTTTGTTATTCCTATGTTTGGCGGACGCCGCTGGACCGCGTTCAGCACCGGCTTCCTGCTGATTCCCTGTCTGTGGCTGGGTTTTGCTGTGCAGGATCCGCAAACGCCTTTCGCGGTGTTTGTGTTTATCTCGTTACTTTGCGGTTTTGCCGGCGCAAACTTCGCGTCAAGTATGGGCAACATCAGCTTCTTTTATCCAAAAGCGCAGCAGGGCGGCGCGCTGGGCATTAACGGCGGTCTGGGCAACCTGGGCGTGAGCGTGATGCAGCTGCTGGCGCCGTTGGCTATCTCAATGGCCATTTTCAGCTTTTTTGGCGGCCAGGGGCAGGTAACCAACGACGGTAGCCAGATGTGGCTGGAAAATGCCGCCTGGATTTGGGTGCCGCTGCTGTTTATCGCCACGCTGGCCGCCTGGTTCGGCATGAACGATCTCGCCGCGTCTAAAGCCTCTCTGCGTCAGCAGCTGCCGGTATTAAAACGAGCGCACCTTTGGGGGCTGAGCCTGCTTTATCTGGCCACCTTCGGCTCGTTTATCGGTTTCTCCGCCGGTTTTGCCATGTTGTCAAAAACGCAGTTCCCGGACATCGTAATCATGAAATACGCCTTCTTCGGTCCGCTGCTGGGCGCGCTGGCACGTTCAGCGGGCGGCGTCATCTCTGACCGCTTTGGCGGCGTGCGCGTCACGCTGATTAACTTTATCGTCATGGCGCTGTTTACCGCGCTGGTGTTTATGGCGCTGCCGACCAACGGGCAGGGCGGTTCTTTTCCGCTGTTCTTCGGCATCTTTATGGTGCTGTTCTTAACTGCGGGTCTGGGCAGCGGCTCTACCTATCAGATGATTGCGGTGATCTTCCGTAAAATTACCTGGGACAGCGTAAAAGCTCGCGGCGGCAGCGATGAGCAGGCGCAGCAGGAAGCAGTGACCGATACGGCAGCGGCGCTGGGCTTTATTTCCGCTATCGGCGCAGCAGGCGGCTTCTTTATCCCGCAGACCTTTGGCATTTCATTGGCAATGACCGGCTCCCCGGCAGGCGCGATGAAAATATTCCTGGTGTTCTATGTGATCTGCATCCTGATCACCTGGTTAGTCTACGGGCGTAAGGCCGCACGCTAA
- the narL gene encoding two-component system response regulator NarL, with protein MTIHDDAATILLIDDHPMLRNGVKQLISLDSQLKVIAEAGNGEQGLALAEQLDPDLILLDLNMPGTNGLETLDLLRRIDLSGRIVVFTVSNDEEDVVSALKRGADGYLLKDMEPEELLTSLHQAAAGQLVLSEALTSVLISSLREAPPTTQRDLQQLTRRELDILRQIARGLPNKTIARKLNITESTVKVHVKHLLKKLQLKSRVEAAVWYLQHKAGN; from the coding sequence ATGACTATCCATGATGACGCCGCCACTATCCTTTTGATTGACGATCATCCAATGCTGCGTAACGGCGTTAAACAGCTGATTAGTCTGGATTCGCAGCTGAAAGTGATCGCCGAGGCGGGTAATGGCGAACAGGGTCTGGCGCTGGCTGAGCAGCTCGATCCTGATTTAATTTTGCTTGATTTGAATATGCCAGGCACCAACGGCCTGGAGACGCTCGACCTTTTGCGCCGTATTGATCTTTCGGGACGCATCGTCGTCTTTACCGTGTCAAATGATGAAGAGGATGTGGTCAGCGCGTTGAAGCGCGGCGCTGATGGTTACCTGTTGAAAGATATGGAGCCAGAGGAGCTGCTGACCTCCCTGCATCAGGCCGCAGCCGGCCAACTGGTATTAAGCGAAGCCCTGACCTCCGTGCTGATTAGCAGCCTGCGCGAAGCGCCGCCGACGACGCAGCGCGATCTACAGCAGCTTACCCGACGCGAGCTGGATATTTTGCGGCAAATTGCGCGCGGCCTGCCGAATAAAACCATCGCCCGTAAACTGAATATCACCGAAAGCACGGTAAAAGTGCACGTAAAACATTTGCTGAAAAAGCTACAGCTCAAATCGCGGGTAGAAGCGGCGGTCTGGTATTTGCAACACAAGGCGGGAAATTAA
- a CDS encoding IS1-like element IS1A family transposase (programmed frameshift), giving the protein MASVSISCPSCSATDGVVRNGKSTAGHQRYLCSHCRKTWQLQFTYTASQPGTHQKIIDMAMNGVGCRATARIMGVGLNTILRHFKKLRPQSVTSRIQPGSDVIVCAEMDEQWGYVGAKSRQRWLFYAYDRLRKTVVAHVFGERTMATLGRLMSLLSPFDVVIWMTDGWPLYESRLKGKLHVISKRYTQRIERHNLNLRQHLARLGRKSLSFSKSVELHDKVIGHYLNIKHYQ; this is encoded by the exons GTGGCTTCTGTTTCTATCAGCTGTCCCTCCTGTTCAGCTACTGACGGGGTGGTGCGTAACGGCAAAAGCACCGCCGGACATCAGCGCTATCTCTGCTCTCACTGCCGTAAAACATGGCAACTGCAGTTCACTTACACCGCTTCTCAACCCGGTACGCACCAGAAAATCATTGATATGGCCATGAATGGCGTTGGATGCCGGGCAACTGCCCGCATTATGGGCGTTGGCCTCAACACGATTTTACGTCACT TTAAAAAACTCAGGCCGCAGTCGGTAACCTCGCGCATACAGCCGGGCAGTGACGTCATCGTCTGCGCGGAAATGGACGAACAGTGGGGCTATGTCGGGGCTAAATCGCGCCAGCGCTGGCTGTTTTACGCGTATGACAGGCTCCGGAAGACGGTTGTTGCGCACGTATTCGGTGAACGCACTATGGCGACGCTGGGGCGTCTTATGAGCCTGCTGTCACCCTTTGACGTGGTGATATGGATGACGGATGGCTGGCCGCTGTATGAATCCCGCCTGAAGGGAAAGCTGCACGTAATCAGCAAGCGATATACGCAGCGAATTGAGCGGCATAACCTGAATCTGAGGCAGCACCTGGCACGGCTGGGACGGAAGTCGCTGTCGTTCTCAAAATCGGTGGAGCTGCATGACAAAGTCATCGGGCATTATCTGAACATAAAACACTATCAATAA
- the narQ gene encoding nitrate/nitrite two-component system sensor histidine kinase NarQ, translating to MLKRSVTSSIARALAGIVILSVLSTSLALLTLSGSLRDAEMINFAGSLRMQIYRLAWDLDTRSPELEAHLHYYQQSLNAPVLQHLDRFYVPENVRNRYQQLKLSWPLLREDLNSGNPGRYSQHVVHYVGKIDRFVYDLQRYAERKMQLVALTSAIGFVAIVALAFWTIRLTRRQVVKPLNHLVVASRYIEQGNFNYPPLDTSLANELGLLANTFNRMSGELKRHYSELENTVKARTADLMEAHQTMTILYEASQALAVSSLGHPTITQVMEIVFTRARLTALRLDVGESWQIALGAPRPDKNWQRLTLQQENQPGGELSWQEGDREPPAPLMQSVGNLLSRAIWIHQAQKQQQQLLLMEERATIARELHDSLAQALSYLRIQLTLLKRTINAEQQPAQQIVSDVDQALADAYRQLRELLNTFRLSVDEACLPAALQAMLTPLKQQTSAEINLHCSSGFDALTAQQQVHVLQIVREAVLNAIRHANASHIEVSCSTQDNGEYQIVISDDGCGLTTIEEPAGHYGLTIMHERAQRLGGSLQMDTLPTEGTRLQLRFPSQTTDTVAD from the coding sequence ATGCTGAAACGCTCCGTTACCAGTTCTATTGCGCGCGCGCTGGCCGGCATCGTTATTCTTTCGGTGCTTTCCACCAGCCTGGCGCTGCTGACCTTATCCGGCAGCCTGCGCGATGCGGAAATGATCAATTTTGCCGGCTCACTGCGCATGCAGATCTATCGCCTGGCCTGGGATCTTGATACGCGCTCACCGGAACTGGAGGCGCATCTGCACTATTATCAGCAGTCATTGAATGCGCCTGTGCTGCAGCATCTGGACCGCTTTTACGTGCCGGAAAACGTACGCAATCGCTATCAACAGCTCAAATTATCCTGGCCGCTGCTGCGAGAAGATTTAAACAGCGGCAATCCTGGGCGCTATTCGCAGCATGTGGTGCACTATGTCGGCAAAATCGATCGCTTCGTTTACGATCTGCAGCGTTATGCGGAGCGTAAAATGCAGTTGGTGGCATTGACCAGCGCCATCGGCTTTGTCGCCATCGTGGCGCTGGCGTTCTGGACTATCCGTCTGACGCGCCGACAGGTCGTCAAGCCGCTGAATCATCTGGTGGTGGCCAGCCGCTATATTGAACAAGGTAATTTTAACTACCCGCCGCTTGATACCTCACTGGCTAACGAGCTGGGCCTGCTGGCGAATACGTTTAACCGCATGTCCGGCGAGCTGAAGCGTCACTACAGCGAACTGGAGAACACCGTTAAGGCGCGTACGGCGGATCTGATGGAGGCCCATCAGACCATGACTATTTTATATGAGGCTTCCCAGGCGCTGGCGGTAAGCAGCCTGGGCCATCCGACCATTACGCAGGTGATGGAGATCGTCTTTACCCGCGCGCGCCTGACCGCCCTAAGATTGGATGTTGGGGAGAGCTGGCAGATTGCGCTGGGCGCGCCACGGCCAGATAAAAACTGGCAACGCCTGACGCTGCAGCAGGAAAACCAGCCGGGGGGCGAGCTAAGCTGGCAGGAAGGCGACCGGGAGCCGCCTGCGCCGCTGATGCAAAGCGTCGGCAACCTGCTGTCACGCGCCATCTGGATCCATCAGGCGCAAAAGCAACAGCAGCAGCTGCTGCTGATGGAAGAACGTGCCACCATCGCCCGCGAGCTGCATGATTCTCTGGCGCAGGCGCTCTCCTACCTGCGCATTCAGCTAACCTTACTGAAACGTACGATTAATGCCGAACAGCAACCGGCGCAGCAAATCGTTAGCGACGTCGATCAGGCGCTGGCGGATGCCTACCGTCAACTGCGCGAGCTGCTGAATACCTTCCGTCTGTCTGTTGATGAAGCCTGTCTGCCCGCCGCGCTGCAGGCGATGCTTACCCCGCTGAAACAGCAAACCAGCGCTGAGATAAATCTGCACTGCTCCTCCGGCTTTGATGCGCTTACGGCTCAGCAGCAGGTGCATGTTTTACAGATTGTCCGCGAAGCGGTATTGAATGCTATCCGCCATGCGAATGCCAGCCATATTGAGGTAAGCTGCAGCACGCAGGATAATGGAGAATATCAAATAGTTATCAGCGACGATGGCTGCGGCCTGACCACCATCGAAGAACCGGCGGGCCATTATGGCCTGACGATTATGCACGAACGGGCGCAGCGGTTGGGCGGTAGCTTACAGATGGATACTTTACCGACGGAAGGAACGCGGCTGCAGTTACGTTTTCCATCACAGACAACAGACACGGTGGCGGATTAA
- a CDS encoding response regulator translates to MNNRQFTVMLVDDHPLMRRGIRQLLELNSSFEVVAEANNGTEALAEASRLSPDVILLDLHMKGMSGLDTLKALRHEGVAARILVLTVSDARNDIYAMLDAGADGYLLKDSEPELLLQQIIEGAQGQNVYSSIVRDYLATRGHSANPFQTLTERELDVLQEVARGLSNKEIAAALHISEETVKVHIRNFLRKLDVRSRVAATVLWLENKLS, encoded by the coding sequence ATGAACAACCGACAATTTACCGTGATGCTGGTCGACGATCATCCACTGATGCGCCGGGGAATTCGTCAGCTGCTGGAGTTGAACAGCAGCTTTGAGGTGGTGGCCGAAGCGAATAACGGCACCGAAGCGCTGGCAGAAGCCAGCCGTCTTTCACCCGATGTGATCCTGCTGGATCTACACATGAAGGGGATGTCCGGTCTGGATACGCTAAAGGCGCTACGTCATGAAGGCGTGGCGGCACGTATTTTGGTACTCACCGTTTCCGATGCGCGCAACGATATTTACGCCATGCTGGATGCCGGGGCCGACGGTTACCTGTTGAAAGACAGCGAACCCGAACTGCTGCTACAGCAGATTATCGAGGGCGCTCAGGGGCAAAACGTCTACAGCAGTATCGTGCGCGATTATCTGGCGACGCGCGGCCATAGCGCCAACCCGTTTCAAACGCTCACGGAACGCGAGCTGGATGTGCTGCAAGAGGTGGCGCGCGGGCTCTCGAATAAAGAAATTGCGGCCGCGCTGCATATTTCTGAAGAGACAGTGAAAGTGCATATTCGTAATTTCCTGCGTAAGCTGGATGTGCGTTCACGTGTCGCCGCCACCGTACTGTGGCTGGAAAACAAATTGAGCTAG